The sequence CATTGCCCAGTTTAACATTGGTGGAAATACAGACTTCTTAGCTTTGACAGACAAAGACAGAAACAAGAGCAAAGAATACACAAAGTCAAGCGTTGTAAAGGACATTCTGGGCTATGATGCACCACACTTCATCAAGCCAACTGGATTCCTTGAACCCCTTGGAGACAAGAAGTTCATCGCAATGCACATCGAGTATGTCAGCTTCAACGGAGCTGTTGATGAGCTTGTCATAACTGGAAGAATCAATGACAGCCCAGCTTTGGCTGGACTATTGGTTGACCTAGTTAGACTAGGAAAAATTGCCGTTGAGAGGAAGGAATGGGGAACAGTTTATGAAGTCAACGCATTCTACATGAAGAACCCAGGACCAGCAGAGAAGGGCAACATTCCAAGGATTATCGCTTATGAAAAGATGCGCCAGTGGGCAGGGCTTAAGCCGAGATGGCTGTGATTTTCCTTTCAGACCTTCTCTTCTTCCAAATTTCTGTAAAACCTTCTTAAATAGAGCTTCATTCTCGGCAGATTAACGGGTTTCATAGTTTCATTCATCCAGTCGGGTAAATCTTTTCGTATCGAGCTCCAAAGAACGCGGTAGTCCAGAATAATTATTGCTCCTTTCTCTTCGGCACTTCTATGAACTCTTCCAGCTGCTTGAACAAGCTTCCTATGAGCCGGCAGATAATAACCGTAGTATCTTCCCTTTCTTGGGAACTTCTTTTCAAAATACCTTATTTGAGCTTGAACTCTCGGAGTAGGTCTTGCATATGGGATTCCGACCAGAACAACACCGTTCATTTCATCTCCCGAATAATCTTGCCCTTCGCTGTTCCTACCCCCCATAACCCCCAGCAAAACTCCACCTTCCCTCTTTGCCTCTTCTTTAAATGCGTTCACCAAAATATCGTTTTCCTTAGAGCTCGCATTTTTCTTCTCAACGAAAACTTTTTTGCCAACCTCCTCTTCAATTCTCAAATGAACGTTAGCAGATAAGAGACCTTGAAGGACCTCATATGAAGCTGTAAAAACACCAACATTCTTCGGAATAAGCTTTGCCGCTTCAACAATGTATTCAGCCATTTTTCTGTATAACTCTAGATTTCTCTCTTCTCCCCTTGTGGAGACGTCCTTAGCAACTAAGACAAGAGCATTCTCTTTCTTGACCATCCTCGGGAACTTTTTAAGCTTTGCATTCTCAATCCCCATAATGTCTTTAAAAGCTTCAAGAGGCGTCAGCGTTCCAGACATGAAAATAGCCGATTGAACATCGTTTATGAAATCCAAAGCCCTAGCAGGGTCTAAAGCGACTAATTCAAGCGAAAAACCCTTATCCTTGCTCATTATAAAGAGATAATCCTCTCTACCAATTACAGAGAGCCAGTTCAACAAAAATTCGCCAACTCTTCCAACGTAAGAACGTGGAGGTTTGTTCTTCTCAATTTTGTCTTCTCTAATTGCATCTCCTACTTCAACCATCTCTCTCAAGATTCTGACTAAAAGCCTCTCACTGATGTTAAGGATTTCAAAAACATGAGCGAATATGCTTTCTGGAAGAATGGGGGCTTCCTCAACTTCCCTATCATTTAAACGCTCATTGTAGAGATTCTCCAGTCCTTTTAAGAAGATGCTCAAAAAGTTTGCGATCTCATGCTCATTATACTCTTCGGCCTCTTTTATCGCCCTAGTTATGCTGTTAACAGTTATCTTATCGCTTAAAACGTCAATAGCTTGATTTGGTAAGTTGTGAGCTTCATCAAAAATTACTATCAAATCCTCATAATCAACTCCCAAACTCTCAATGAATGCATCTCTAATAGCTGGGTTGAGCATGTAGAGGTAGCTTGCAACAA is a genomic window of Thermococcus sp. M39 containing:
- a CDS encoding helicase C-terminal domain-containing protein, whose translation is MSDYFPYKSLRPNQEEFIRLVDEAVRKGEKLVIEAPTGFGKTISVLAGVLPYALSMGFKVVYLARTHKQMDRVIEELKEINRINPVSGVEFRSRKELCLHSYIQNFAPDAYNAMIVCKNLKKLHKCDYFENVKKKKDEFSEIVEYFLNSPSQPIEILQYSQLLELCPYEVTRKVGEKANVIVASYLYMLNPAIRDAFIESLGVDYEDLIVIFDEAHNLPNQAIDVLSDKITVNSITRAIKEAEEYNEHEIANFLSIFLKGLENLYNERLNDREVEEAPILPESIFAHVFEILNISERLLVRILREMVEVGDAIREDKIEKNKPPRSYVGRVGEFLLNWLSVIGREDYLFIMSKDKGFSLELVALDPARALDFINDVQSAIFMSGTLTPLEAFKDIMGIENAKLKKFPRMVKKENALVLVAKDVSTRGEERNLELYRKMAEYIVEAAKLIPKNVGVFTASYEVLQGLLSANVHLRIEEEVGKKVFVEKKNASSKENDILVNAFKEEAKREGGVLLGVMGGRNSEGQDYSGDEMNGVVLVGIPYARPTPRVQAQIRYFEKKFPRKGRYYGYYLPAHRKLVQAAGRVHRSAEEKGAIIILDYRVLWSSIRKDLPDWMNETMKPVNLPRMKLYLRRFYRNLEEEKV